In one window of Paracoccus saliphilus DNA:
- a CDS encoding Hint domain-containing protein produces the protein MAEYTFWAIYEGNVTWLSHQGQNGDDFTAHRHFRIDDISNFVQITISDDDATLHDYAYGRSDSQYLSEAGKNVWSLGYKEVPELGNAGIYKISDQAINYGYITFSNLDPKLLEEGKTYSLNDVMSPGGVWYGDTLNGHAPDIAYSDLFGAGEDSIICFTANTLIETSEGNKPVEELQPGDMIATMDDGYQPIRWIGSTKRDAIDLARNPKLRPIRISAGALGNGLPKQDLMVSRQHRVLVRSKIAQRIFGTDEILIPAIKLVGMNGIGIAEDIEDVTYFHILFDRHQVIFSEDAPTESLFTGPEALKSMSPAAAQEIRTLFPEITEPDFIAEPIRPIPGKGIMMKQLVERHRKNGISLLNG, from the coding sequence ATGGCAGAGTATACTTTTTGGGCCATTTACGAAGGTAACGTAACTTGGCTATCCCATCAGGGTCAGAACGGGGATGACTTCACAGCCCATAGACATTTCAGAATTGACGACATCTCGAATTTTGTACAGATCACGATTTCCGATGACGACGCGACGCTACACGACTACGCCTATGGTCGGTCGGACAGTCAATATCTGTCGGAAGCTGGCAAGAACGTCTGGTCGCTCGGATATAAAGAGGTTCCCGAACTTGGAAATGCCGGAATATACAAGATAAGCGACCAGGCAATCAATTACGGTTACATCACTTTCTCCAATCTGGATCCCAAACTTCTTGAAGAAGGCAAGACATACTCCTTGAACGATGTCATGTCTCCCGGCGGAGTCTGGTATGGCGACACATTGAATGGTCATGCGCCTGACATCGCCTATTCCGATCTTTTCGGTGCGGGCGAAGACTCCATCATCTGCTTCACCGCCAACACCCTGATCGAAACCAGCGAGGGCAACAAACCGGTCGAGGAACTCCAGCCCGGCGACATGATCGCTACCATGGATGACGGCTACCAACCCATCCGCTGGATCGGCTCGACCAAACGCGACGCTATCGATCTTGCCCGCAATCCGAAGCTGCGCCCAATCCGCATCTCCGCAGGCGCGCTTGGCAACGGCCTTCCAAAGCAGGACCTGATGGTCAGCCGCCAGCACCGGGTTCTCGTCAGGTCAAAAATCGCGCAGCGCATATTCGGCACCGATGAAATCCTGATTCCCGCCATCAAGCTGGTCGGCATGAACGGCATAGGAATCGCCGAGGATATCGAGGATGTGACCTATTTCCACATCCTGTTCGACAGGCATCAGGTGATCTTCTCCGAGGATGCGCCGACCGAAAGCCTGTTCACCGGGCCGGAAGCCCTGAAAAGCATGTCTCCCGCCGCCGCGCAGGAAATCAGAACCTTGTTCCCGGAAATCACCGAGCCGGATTTCATCGCCGAACCCATCCGCCCAATTCCCGGGAAGGGTATCATGATGAAGCAACTGGTCGAGCGGCACAGGAAGAATGGCATTTCTCTCCTGAACGGCTGA
- a CDS encoding sn-glycerol-3-phosphate import ATP-binding protein UgpC has product MASITLDNLGKVYPGGTRAVGDVNIDIADGEFIVLVGPSGCGKSTLLRMVAGLESITEGEVRIGDRVVNKIEPADRDIAMVFQNYALYPHMSVRQNLAYGLKNRGTSKAEIERRVNEAAEILQIGPFLDRKPRALSGGQRQRVAMGRAITREPAAFLFDEPLSNLDAKLRVAMRLEIKDLQKRLRTTSIYVTHDQLEAMTLADRLVVLNGGRIEQIGTPLDVYRRPASTFVASFIGSPAMNLLDAKAVPHLPGTAHAGTIGIRPEDLSVAEDGPIEMNVMAVEELGAQRLVHGRTGGEAITIALPSDAPLSDTLKLGFDRKNLHLFNRENGNRVEPG; this is encoded by the coding sequence TTGGCATCGATCACGCTTGATAATCTCGGCAAGGTCTATCCCGGCGGCACCCGCGCCGTGGGGGACGTGAATATCGACATCGCGGATGGCGAGTTCATCGTGCTGGTCGGCCCCTCGGGCTGCGGAAAATCCACGCTTCTGCGCATGGTTGCCGGGCTGGAATCCATCACCGAGGGTGAGGTTCGCATCGGTGATCGCGTCGTCAACAAGATCGAACCCGCCGACCGCGACATCGCCATGGTGTTCCAGAACTACGCGCTTTACCCGCATATGTCGGTGCGCCAGAACCTCGCCTACGGGCTGAAGAACCGCGGCACCTCGAAAGCCGAGATCGAGCGCCGCGTGAACGAGGCCGCCGAGATCCTGCAGATCGGCCCTTTCCTCGACCGCAAGCCCCGCGCCCTGTCGGGCGGGCAACGCCAGCGCGTCGCCATGGGCCGCGCCATTACCCGCGAACCGGCGGCCTTCCTGTTCGACGAGCCCTTGTCCAATCTCGACGCCAAGCTGCGCGTGGCCATGCGACTCGAGATCAAGGACCTGCAGAAGCGCCTGCGCACGACCTCGATCTACGTCACCCATGACCAGCTCGAGGCGATGACGCTGGCCGACCGCCTCGTGGTGCTGAACGGTGGCCGGATCGAACAGATCGGCACTCCGCTGGATGTCTATCGCCGCCCGGCCTCGACCTTCGTGGCAAGTTTCATCGGCAGCCCGGCGATGAACCTGCTCGACGCAAAGGCTGTGCCACACCTGCCTGGCACAGCCCATGCCGGCACCATCGGCATCCGCCCCGAGGATCTGTCCGTCGCCGAGGATGGGCCAATCGAGATGAACGTGATGGCGGTGGAAGAACTTGGCGCGCAACGCCTGGTGCATGGCCGGACCGGCGGCGAGGCGATCACCATCGCACTGCCCTCGGACGCCCCGCTCAGCGATACGCTGAAGCTGGGTTTCGACCGCAAGAACCTGCATCTGTTCAACCGGGAGAACGGGAACAGGGTCGAACCCGGCTGA
- the ugpE gene encoding sn-glycerol-3-phosphate ABC transporter permease UgpE, whose translation MIENRPGLSFLAHLVLIAGVVIVALPVWVAFVASTRGATDFMSGTIPMWPGPHLIENYRTMLDTGLSTSGTPPVGLMMFNSLVMALSIAIGKIAISMLSAFAIVYFRFPFRGLAFWCIFITLMLPVEVRIVPSFQVVAGLGLLNSYAGLSLPLIASATATFLFRQVFMTIPDELTEAARIDGAGPMKFFRDILLPLSRTNMAALFVILFIYGWNQYLWPLLITTDAQYYTIVAGIKRMADVVDGLPQWHLVMATAILAMLPPVAVVIGMQRLFVKGLVETEK comes from the coding sequence ATGATCGAGAACCGCCCCGGCCTGTCCTTCCTCGCCCACCTGGTGCTGATCGCCGGCGTCGTGATCGTCGCCCTGCCTGTATGGGTAGCCTTCGTCGCCTCGACCCGCGGCGCGACCGATTTCATGTCCGGCACCATCCCGATGTGGCCCGGCCCACATCTGATCGAGAATTACCGTACGATGCTGGATACCGGGCTGTCGACCAGCGGCACGCCGCCCGTCGGGTTGATGATGTTCAACAGCCTTGTGATGGCGCTCTCCATCGCCATCGGCAAGATCGCCATTTCGATGCTCTCGGCCTTCGCCATCGTCTATTTCCGCTTTCCCTTCCGTGGGCTGGCCTTCTGGTGCATCTTCATCACCCTGATGCTGCCGGTCGAGGTCCGCATCGTGCCCAGTTTCCAGGTCGTCGCCGGGCTGGGGCTGCTGAACTCTTATGCCGGCCTGTCGCTGCCGCTGATCGCCTCGGCCACAGCGACCTTCCTGTTCCGGCAGGTCTTCATGACCATCCCGGACGAGCTGACCGAGGCCGCCCGCATCGACGGCGCCGGGCCGATGAAATTCTTCCGCGACATCCTGCTGCCGCTGTCGCGCACCAACATGGCAGCGCTGTTCGTCATCCTGTTCATCTATGGCTGGAACCAGTATCTCTGGCCGCTGCTCATCACCACCGACGCGCAGTATTACACCATCGTCGCCGGCATCAAGCGCATGGCCGACGTGGTGGACGGCCTGCCCCAATGGCACCTGGTCATGGCGACCGCCATCCTGGCGATGCTTCCACCCGTGGCGGTGGTCATCGGCATGCAGCGACTGTTCGTCAAAGGCCTTGTCGAGACGGAGAAATAA
- the ugpA gene encoding sn-glycerol-3-phosphate ABC transporter permease UgpA, translating into MKRTIFNNQLLPWLLLAPQLAITFIFFIWPAGQAIRQSFLREDAFGINSSFVGLRNFHGLLDSAQYLNSMKVTVIFAVSVTVVSMGVALLLAVAVDRMLRSSRVYTTLLVWPYAVAPAVAGILWWFIFNPTVGIMPYILDVIGYDWNHNRSKTDAMILVVIASAWKQISYNFLFFVAGLQAIPASLREAAAIDGAGPVRRFFDITFPLLSPTTFFLLVVNIVYAMFETFAVIDSTTGGGPAQATNIMVYKVYFDGFIGQNLGSSAAQSVILMMIVIALTVIQFRYVEKRVEY; encoded by the coding sequence ATGAAGCGCACGATCTTCAACAACCAGTTGCTCCCCTGGCTCTTGCTGGCGCCGCAGCTTGCAATCACCTTCATCTTCTTCATCTGGCCAGCCGGTCAGGCCATCCGGCAAAGTTTCCTTCGCGAAGACGCTTTCGGTATCAACTCCAGCTTTGTAGGTCTGAGGAATTTCCACGGGCTGCTGGACAGCGCCCAATACCTGAACTCGATGAAGGTCACGGTAATCTTCGCCGTCTCGGTCACCGTGGTATCGATGGGGGTGGCGCTGCTGCTCGCCGTCGCGGTGGATCGGATGCTGCGCAGCTCGCGCGTCTACACGACGCTTCTGGTCTGGCCCTATGCGGTCGCCCCTGCTGTCGCCGGTATCCTGTGGTGGTTCATCTTCAACCCGACCGTCGGTATCATGCCCTATATCCTCGACGTGATCGGCTATGACTGGAACCACAACCGCTCGAAAACCGACGCGATGATCCTTGTCGTCATCGCCAGCGCATGGAAGCAGATCAGCTATAACTTCCTGTTCTTCGTCGCCGGTCTTCAGGCCATCCCGGCCAGCCTGCGCGAAGCGGCCGCCATCGATGGCGCGGGTCCGGTGCGGCGCTTCTTCGACATCACCTTCCCGCTTTTGTCACCCACAACCTTCTTCCTGCTGGTCGTGAATATCGTCTACGCCATGTTCGAGACCTTCGCGGTCATCGACTCCACCACCGGAGGCGGCCCGGCGCAGGCCACCAATATCATGGTCTACAAGGTCTATTTCGACGGCTTCATCGGCCAGAACCTGGGCAGCTCGGCCGCGCAATCCGTGATCCTGATGATGATCGTCATCGCCTTGACGGTCATCCAGTTCCGCTATGTCGAGAAAAGGGTGGAATACTGA
- the ugpB gene encoding sn-glycerol-3-phosphate ABC transporter substrate-binding protein UgpB translates to MFRLCTASAVALAASLTAAHAKTDIQWWHAMGGELGSKLEEIVQGFNESQDEYNVIPSYKGTYPETMTAAIAAFRAEEQPAIVQVFEVGTGTMMAAEGAIVPVHQLMEEQGANFDPSAFLPAVVGYYTDTDDNMLSMPFNSSTPILYYNKDVFEKAGLDPETPPKTWGEMEEFSNKIIESGAASCGFTTGWVSWIQVENFSAWHNQPIGTEQNGFGGPQARLSVNGPAQVKHWENLNRWADEGIFEYGGPVGGDDAPPKFYSQECAMIMNSSASRAGVIANATDFELGYGMLPYYDDVEGAPQNSIIGGATLWVLSGRPDEEYAGAAKFFEYLSSPEVQADWHQFSGYLPITQAAYDLGKEQGYYEENPGSEVGLQQITLNEPTENSKGLRFGNYVQIRGIIDEEFEQMLGGDKDAQGALDSLVERGNTLLEEFEAQSQ, encoded by the coding sequence ATGTTTCGACTTTGCACCGCATCTGCGGTGGCGTTGGCTGCTTCGCTGACCGCCGCACATGCCAAGACCGATATCCAGTGGTGGCACGCCATGGGCGGCGAGCTGGGCTCCAAGCTTGAAGAAATCGTTCAGGGCTTCAATGAAAGCCAGGACGAATACAATGTCATCCCGTCCTACAAAGGCACCTATCCCGAAACCATGACGGCGGCGATCGCGGCATTCCGGGCCGAGGAACAGCCCGCCATCGTGCAGGTCTTCGAGGTCGGCACCGGCACGATGATGGCAGCCGAAGGCGCCATCGTTCCCGTGCACCAGTTGATGGAAGAACAGGGCGCGAATTTCGACCCGTCCGCCTTCCTGCCCGCCGTCGTGGGTTACTACACCGACACTGACGACAACATGCTGTCCATGCCGTTCAACAGCTCGACCCCGATCCTGTATTACAACAAGGACGTGTTCGAGAAGGCCGGCCTTGATCCCGAAACGCCGCCCAAGACCTGGGGCGAGATGGAAGAATTTTCCAACAAGATCATCGAATCCGGCGCAGCATCCTGTGGTTTCACGACCGGTTGGGTCAGCTGGATTCAGGTCGAGAATTTCAGCGCCTGGCACAACCAGCCCATCGGCACCGAGCAGAATGGCTTCGGCGGCCCGCAGGCACGGCTGAGCGTGAACGGTCCGGCGCAGGTGAAGCATTGGGAAAACCTGAATAGATGGGCCGATGAAGGAATCTTCGAATATGGCGGGCCGGTCGGCGGCGACGACGCTCCCCCCAAGTTCTATTCTCAGGAATGCGCGATGATCATGAACAGCTCGGCCAGCCGGGCGGGCGTGATCGCGAATGCCACGGATTTCGAACTGGGTTACGGCATGCTGCCCTATTACGACGATGTCGAGGGCGCACCGCAGAACTCGATCATCGGCGGGGCCACGCTCTGGGTGCTGTCGGGCCGCCCGGACGAGGAATATGCCGGGGCCGCAAAATTCTTCGAATATCTCTCCAGCCCCGAGGTTCAGGCCGACTGGCACCAGTTCTCGGGCTACCTGCCGATCACGCAGGCGGCCTATGACTTGGGCAAGGAGCAGGGCTATTACGAAGAGAACCCGGGCTCCGAGGTGGGGCTTCAGCAGATCACGCTGAACGAGCCGACCGAGAACTCCAAGGGTCTGCGCTTCGGCAATTACGTCCAGATCCGCGGCATCATCGACGAGGAATTCGAGCAGATGCTGGGCGGAGACAAGGACGCCCAAGGCGCGCTGGACAGCCTGGTCGAACGCGGCAACACGCTTCTGGAAGAGTTCGAAGCCCAGAGCCAGTAA
- a CDS encoding DUF808 domain-containing protein, whose amino-acid sequence MSGLIALLDDVASISKVAAASVDDIAGQAAKAGAKAAGAVIDDAAVTPKYVHGFDASRELPIVWKIARGSILNKLLILLPVALLLSAFAPWLIAPLLMLGGSYLCFEGAEKVAHAFGHGHEHDSEQHTHPESEGAALEEQRVAGAIKTDFILSAEIMTIALSTIPAEDSLLAKALILAVVAVGITVAVYGFVALIVKADDVGVHLATERRGAIAAFGRGIVKFMPGFMKALTIVGTAAMIWVGGQIILHGLGEMGWHAPYDWVHHMAEAAAHALPQISGLAEWTTTAFLDGVVGLILGLILIPIVEKVLNPILSVTIVPLIGTAKRLFGGTEQN is encoded by the coding sequence ATGAGCGGGCTGATTGCGCTTCTGGACGATGTCGCGAGTATTTCGAAAGTCGCGGCGGCATCGGTCGATGACATCGCGGGCCAGGCTGCCAAGGCCGGGGCCAAGGCTGCTGGCGCGGTCATCGACGACGCGGCTGTGACGCCGAAATATGTGCATGGTTTCGATGCCAGCCGCGAGCTTCCCATCGTCTGGAAAATCGCACGCGGGTCCATCCTCAACAAGCTGCTGATCCTTCTGCCCGTGGCGCTGCTCCTCTCGGCCTTCGCGCCATGGCTGATCGCGCCGCTGCTGATGCTTGGCGGTAGCTATCTGTGCTTCGAGGGTGCCGAGAAGGTAGCCCATGCCTTCGGCCACGGGCACGAGCATGACAGCGAACAGCATACCCATCCCGAAAGCGAGGGCGCCGCACTGGAAGAGCAGCGGGTGGCAGGTGCGATCAAGACCGATTTCATCCTCTCGGCCGAGATCATGACCATCGCGCTTTCGACCATCCCGGCAGAGGACTCGCTGCTTGCGAAGGCACTGATCCTCGCCGTGGTCGCGGTCGGCATCACGGTCGCTGTCTACGGTTTCGTCGCGCTGATCGTGAAGGCCGACGATGTCGGCGTCCACCTTGCGACCGAGCGTCGCGGGGCCATCGCCGCATTCGGGCGGGGAATCGTCAAGTTCATGCCGGGTTTCATGAAAGCGCTGACCATCGTCGGTACCGCCGCGATGATCTGGGTCGGCGGGCAGATCATCCTGCACGGGCTGGGCGAGATGGGCTGGCACGCTCCCTATGACTGGGTGCATCACATGGCCGAGGCCGCTGCCCATGCCCTGCCACAGATTTCCGGGCTGGCCGAATGGACCACCACGGCTTTCCTCGATGGCGTGGTTGGCCTGATCCTCGGCCTGATCCTGATCCCGATCGTCGAAAAGGTGCTCAATCCGATCCTTTCGGTAACGATCGTACCATTGATCGGGACCGCGAAGCGATTGTTCGGCGGGACCGAGCAAAACTGA
- a CDS encoding fasciclin domain-containing protein, with translation MKLVNTLGATALALAIGGTAMAANTMVGGAEMFPDRNIVENAVNSADHTTLVEAVKAAGLAETLMGEGPFTVFAPTNAAFEKLPKEAVADLLKPENKEQLATVLSCHVIAADAMSPAIGQMIKDDGGAHPVKTLGGCELTASIGTNNELLLTDENGTVATVTIPDVDQSNGVIHVIDTVMLPKM, from the coding sequence ATGAAACTCGTAAATACCCTCGGCGCAACCGCGCTTGCTCTTGCGATCGGAGGAACGGCAATGGCCGCCAATACCATGGTTGGCGGAGCCGAGATGTTCCCGGATCGCAACATTGTCGAGAACGCCGTGAACTCCGCCGATCACACCACCCTGGTCGAGGCAGTGAAAGCCGCCGGTCTCGCCGAGACCCTGATGGGAGAAGGTCCGTTCACCGTGTTCGCGCCAACCAACGCCGCTTTTGAAAAACTGCCCAAAGAGGCCGTGGCCGACCTGCTCAAACCGGAAAACAAGGAGCAACTGGCCACGGTTCTTTCCTGTCATGTCATCGCGGCCGATGCGATGTCCCCGGCCATCGGACAGATGATAAAGGACGATGGTGGCGCACATCCGGTGAAAACCCTTGGTGGTTGCGAACTGACAGCCTCCATCGGCACGAATAACGAATTGCTGCTAACCGACGAGAACGGCACGGTTGCAACCGTCACCATTCCCGATGTCGATCAGTCGAACGGCGTGATCCATGTCATCGACACGGTGATGCTGCCCAAGATGTGA
- a CDS encoding anti-sigma factor, whose protein sequence is MTEETPLTPEQEDDALAAELALGLLEGEEAQAAVARLSEDPAFAQNVRDWQEHLAGMAEGMTPVMAPARAWQGIRERLGHIAAPLTEDPTKALPWWRGPLGVLAGLVAVAAIAVFLWLPGSMQDTAGPGYRAELVSEDEALRIAALLENREIEITLEQGAAADDRDFEIWWIESDGSAPVSLGLIPPSGSTRVGLPEDATPGENVQIAISDEPKGGSPSGEATGPILAIASLTRL, encoded by the coding sequence ATGACAGAAGAGACCCCGCTCACCCCGGAACAAGAAGACGACGCTTTGGCGGCAGAGCTGGCGCTCGGCCTGTTGGAAGGCGAGGAGGCGCAGGCTGCCGTGGCGCGTCTGTCCGAGGATCCGGCCTTCGCACAGAATGTCCGCGACTGGCAGGAACACCTCGCCGGCATGGCCGAGGGAATGACCCCGGTGATGGCGCCCGCCCGTGCATGGCAGGGAATCCGCGAAAGGCTGGGGCATATCGCCGCGCCGCTGACCGAGGATCCGACCAAGGCGCTTCCATGGTGGCGCGGGCCTTTGGGTGTATTGGCGGGTTTGGTTGCTGTTGCCGCCATCGCCGTGTTCCTGTGGCTCCCCGGATCGATGCAGGACACAGCCGGTCCCGGCTATCGGGCCGAACTCGTCTCGGAAGACGAGGCGCTTCGCATCGCCGCCCTCCTCGAAAACCGCGAAATCGAGATCACGCTGGAACAGGGAGCCGCGGCGGATGATCGCGATTTCGAAATCTGGTGGATAGAGTCCGATGGCTCCGCCCCCGTCTCTCTTGGGCTGATCCCCCCCTCTGGCAGTACCCGCGTAGGGTTGCCCGAAGACGCAACGCCCGGCGAAAACGTGCAAATTGCGATCTCGGATGAACCGAAAGGCGGATCACCCTCAGGCGAGGCAACCGGACCGATTCTGGCAATCGCGAGCCTCACACGTTTGTGA
- a CDS encoding sigma-70 family RNA polymerase sigma factor yields MKDSTKNQLEEMIARTALGDRDAFAMLYEATSSKLHAICVSVLKDRPEAEETLQEVYIKIWQGAGRYASNGLSPMTWLITIARNRAIDRLRARTSRPVTFPSDEAETLPSSEPGPEAATIRTQERKLLDNCLAELGKDQAEAVRAIYLEGQTYADLAARLDKPINTVRSWLRRSLMRLKDCVSQ; encoded by the coding sequence GTGAAGGACTCCACCAAAAATCAATTGGAAGAGATGATCGCACGCACGGCCCTTGGGGATCGTGACGCTTTCGCGATGCTTTACGAAGCGACCTCATCCAAATTGCATGCCATCTGCGTCTCGGTGCTGAAGGATCGTCCCGAAGCGGAAGAGACGCTGCAAGAGGTCTATATCAAGATCTGGCAAGGGGCGGGCCGCTATGCGTCGAACGGCCTGTCCCCGATGACATGGCTGATCACCATCGCCCGCAATCGCGCCATCGACCGCCTGCGTGCCCGCACATCGCGCCCCGTGACCTTTCCCTCCGATGAGGCGGAAACACTTCCTTCGAGCGAACCGGGTCCCGAAGCCGCCACGATCCGCACGCAAGAACGCAAGCTGTTGGATAATTGCCTAGCAGAACTTGGCAAAGATCAGGCAGAGGCAGTTCGTGCCATCTACCTGGAAGGCCAGACTTACGCCGATCTTGCCGCCCGCCTGGACAAGCCGATCAACACCGTCCGCAGTTGGCTGCGCCGCAGCCTGATGCGCCTCAAGGACTGTGTCAGCCAATGA
- the cobS gene encoding cobaltochelatase subunit CobS — protein MLDVNAKPTEEIDLREVFGLDSDMKVKGFAEGSDRVPDIDSTYKFDPDTTLAILAGFAYNRRVMIQGYHGTGKSTHIEQIAARLNWPCVRVNLDSHVSRIDLIGKDAIKLVDGKQVTVFHEGILPWALRNPTAIVFDEYDAGRADVMFVIQRVLEADGKLTLLDQNEVITPNPSFRLFATSNTVGLGDTTGLYHGTQQINQGQMDRWSLVSTLNYLSHDAEAAIVLAKNPNYNNEKGRKVISQMVTLADLTRTAFMQGDLSTVMSPRTVITWAQNARIFDNVGYAFRLTFLNKCDELERQTVAEFYQRLFDEELPESAAAMAG, from the coding sequence ATGTTGGATGTGAACGCCAAACCCACCGAAGAGATCGACCTGCGCGAGGTGTTCGGTCTGGACAGCGACATGAAGGTAAAGGGTTTTGCGGAGGGTAGCGATCGTGTGCCCGATATCGACAGCACCTATAAATTCGACCCGGACACGACCTTGGCGATTCTGGCGGGCTTTGCCTATAACCGTCGGGTGATGATCCAAGGCTATCACGGCACCGGTAAATCCACCCATATCGAGCAAATCGCGGCGCGCCTGAACTGGCCCTGCGTGCGGGTGAACCTCGACAGCCACGTGTCGCGGATCGATCTGATCGGCAAGGATGCGATCAAGCTGGTCGATGGCAAGCAGGTGACGGTGTTCCACGAGGGCATCCTGCCTTGGGCGCTGCGCAACCCGACCGCCATCGTCTTCGACGAATATGACGCGGGCCGCGCCGATGTGATGTTCGTGATCCAGCGTGTGCTAGAGGCCGATGGCAAGCTGACCCTTCTGGACCAGAACGAGGTCATCACGCCGAACCCCTCTTTCCGGCTGTTCGCGACATCGAACACGGTGGGGCTGGGCGATACGACCGGGCTGTATCATGGCACGCAACAGATCAACCAGGGTCAGATGGACCGCTGGTCGCTGGTCTCGACGCTGAACTACCTGTCACATGACGCCGAAGCCGCCATCGTGCTGGCCAAGAATCCGAACTACAATAACGAAAAGGGCCGCAAGGTGATCAGCCAGATGGTCACGCTGGCCGACCTGACCCGGACCGCCTTCATGCAGGGGGACCTGTCGACGGTGATGTCGCCGCGCACGGTGATCACATGGGCGCAGAACGCCCGGATCTTCGACAATGTTGGCTATGCCTTCCGCCTGACCTTCCTGAACAAATGCGACGAACTGGAGCGCCAGACCGTGGCCGAGTTCTATCAGCGCCTGTTCGACGAGGAACTGCCGGAAAGCGCGGCGGCAATGGCGGGGTGA